GATGGGATCGCCCTCAAGGAAAATCATTGACGAGGATGCCTGCCAACTGTCACGATTTAAAGGCAGTGGGTCACGGTCTAAGTGGAATTTATCCCGTCAAAGCCGATGACCACATTGAAATGGTTTACTGCAACATGACACTATGTAAATTCGacttttaaaaagcaaaaagaacaaaaagaatgtCGGTCCTAACagttattttcaaatgttgGAATGAAGCCACACCTCGCGAGACGTGGATTGGAAAGGCGGACGTCATTTCTTCTCTTGTCCATTTCTACGTTCTACGGAAAACACCATTCTACTTGGAAGGAAGAGGCCATATGCAATCGATCTTACCTTTCGAGATTACAAGATCAAACCAAGGTGGTGGAATGGACGCGAAGAAGGGCGTCTTCACTGTTCCAAAATCTGGAACATACGTCTTCAGATTCTCTTTCGGTGCCCTCAAGCGCGAAAAGGCCCAGCACGTGTCTGTAACGTTGGTTCTCAATGATGTCGAAGATGTGGCCAGTATCTATGGAAGTGATCATAAgggctttttctctctttcactgCAAACGATCCTGAAcctgaagaagaaagacaaaattCATTTAGTGCTGCAATCAGCTTCAGGAGGAGGCAACTATGAGGACATAGATATGACAACTCATTTCAGTGGTTTCCTGCTCGATGAACAGATGTTTTGAGGATGGCATCATCAACATTATTCTCAATTCACattaagtattttttgtttgcatctGTTTAAAACATATGTTACATGCCATATagcttattattttgaaaacacaTCGCCACTGATGCACCAATATGAATGTCCATCATTGATCTTATAATAAAGGCATTATTGAGTACAACTGCAAAAAAGCATACATtctttcaactgtttttccttttgataaCTTACCAGATATACGGTTGTCTCTTGCATGTATGCAAAGTGGGAAAAGTCTATGATGTATACGTGATTCAACGATCTGCCTGCGTTATGTCAGATTAAGCTACAAACATGCTAAACTCATTATCGTTTTATGAAGTTTTAAGCGATTGAGCATTTGTTTGCATGTCTACAAAGACGTGATTATGATCTACGCATGAGTCCAGTCTTTAACCGCATTTTCGCAGTTGTCTTGATTGACGGGCGTTAAAAAAATCCCCGCCAATTCCGTAGGGCTGTTTGTTTGCATTCGTTAAAACGTCTCACAAACGTCACGAGTGTTGCCAGATTTGGGACGATATTTTTCACATCAGCAATTGGTAAAACATTCCTATAAAAAAGCACCTTTAGAAGGGAAATCTTACGCGTTTAGCTTACGAATATATTTCCTCTGGTTGAATCATAGAAGTTTGAATAGGGGAAGTTAGCGATACAAATACAGAATGGAAACACAACCACCTATCATCTAGAACGACATTAaattggaacaatttttgaaaacaataaaacatcTAATGGAGGTGCTACCAAAGAAGATTTCACTTATCATTGAATTAATTTTACTGGTCACACCTACCGTAGATTGGCAATCAACAGCAGTTAAATCAAAGTGATACTTTAACTTGCCGACGAGAGATggaatatacttttttttcggtaACCGAAATCAACCTGACTGGAAAATGTTTTAGAACAGGAGAATTGGAATTAATAAGTTTGCTGAAAAGGAAATGTGTCGTAGTTCTCAATTCCCACACATCTCGGAGCTTCCAATCAGCTATTCGCATTAGTTGAGCTGTTATTGAATAGTTGCAATTTTACCAACTTAACAGCATCTCCAGCTTGAGGGACGACAAATCTATAATTacaaagtcttttttttcaatactgTTTTACTATTATTTCACACACGAGACTTACCTGTCTAAATCTACAATTATAGTTTCTTCACCCTTCATGTTGCCATATTTGAAGGTGATGAATTCCGGATGCCGTTTTTTGCTGGTGATCTTCATGATGGAGGACAACGAGCGATTAACGCTAATGCGAGCGAAACCCGGACGATCCTCGATTTCTCGCAGAGCATACAGGTGACTTGACGTAATAAGCAGGTAGCTACAGACAAAGAATTACAATCGTATAAATGCAGATGTAAAAGAgttcaaataataattaccTTGGAAAAGCATGCCCACTCTCTTTTACTTCGTGGCAGCGGAAAGAGTTGATAACGTCTGGTCTCTTGAGCCATGAGGATATGGCTACGAGTTCCTGATTCGGAGCATCAGCCTCTCGTTCAGAACTTCCCTCGAATGATGGATCGtcttttttataaataaagaattgtAAGTAATTTCGTTCGTTACAGTTGATTTAACGACGATTACCTCCATCTTGATCATCGTCGATCGAAAAGACGGGCGCAATATTTCGATACAGTTTTCCGGCTCCTTTGCTCTTCCCCACAGTGCTGGGCTGATCTACTTTTTGAAGAACACATGAAgcaagaaaatttaaaatagcaATTACAAAACATACCTTTGCTTTTGGTTTTTGGTGTTGTTTCATTATCTCCAACTGAAATAGGATTGACAATGTAATCGAGCAATTTGTCTTTGACTACTGCAGACTTTGAACGCATCCGACCAAAGAAGTCCGTTTTGTTAGAGGAAGAAGATCCCACCGTGCATTGAGGTGATCCACTAGTATTGCCTTTGCCAGCAGCTGTCGGCGTTGCATCCGATTTGTTGGCACTACAGACAAGGCACAATGATGGATTGTGATCAACTAGTCCGACAGGTTCAACGAATGTCGACGTGGCAGCAATCCCGCTTTCCATCTGAGCTGCAACAAGAGCCTGATGCACAGCATGGAAACCGCCTTGGACAAGGCCGACAAACTGAACATGTCTTTGAAGGAAAAAGGCGACGACCATATGTACATATTGATCTTCTGCTTCTCTGCCCGAACCAAAAAACACCAAGTGCTCCCCTCCGGCAGCCGATTGCGCAGCAATTGACTGTTTCTGAGAGGAGAGTAGCGCTTGCACAGCAACATTGAAAGCTTGAGGCTCAGTTAACATCTATTGCGCATaagattaatgaatttaaaaGAGGCGTAAAATTATTGTTGTAGAATAATGGTCTTACAAGGTTTGAATCAAGATGAAAGGCTGTAGGAAGATGGCCAGCGTTGTACTGCTCGGCAGGCCGAcaatcaacaagaaaaaagcgcAACGCTCTCGTCTCGGCATCGGCTTTTGTCGGCGGATTCAATAAACGGCAGCTGACTAGCAATTCCTGTACAGAAACAGGAAGGCAAAGAGCTTGGGACAGAACCAAAAGATCCGTTGTTTTTTCCGACGTTTCTTCACCAAAGAGGGCTTGATGGTAATCCTAAACCAAAAGAATATACTGCACGTTAAAGCAGTCTTCTTTTTACTTGCGGCACTGTTAAAATTCGACTTACCCTCTTGTACGAAAAAGGAGTTTGTGCCGAATAGAGAACAGCTAATGAGCAAAAGTCATGAATATCGCCGGCTTCCATTTGTTGAGGAAGTTCTGCGATAgtttccaaaattttttccttttcacccTTGTGAGCCATGATCTCATCcctgtttaaaaacaaatcaattatCACCGACATTTTAAGATAAGGTATTCTTACTTGGCGTTGATGACGAGCACTAAGGAGAGGAAGAATATTAAAAACGGATCGCCTCGAATGAAGTAATAATCCCATAGAGCTAGTACAGCTGGCAAATCACTCAAGGCAGCAAAAAGGGAGAGGAACTAACAAAGATATATAAAATGAACAACCATTGATTAAATCAAGCGAGTGAGCTTGTTTACCCAATTCTGTGTATATAAATTAGGGGCAATTTTGTGTGAATCTAGGAAGGAACAGAGCTCTGGTTCATGGTACAGCAAAAGTAGTCGAAATAGATGCATAGCTACACCATTAAAATGGCACTGCCTGTACAGAAGTAATAGTTGATGAAACTGAATAAcatgaatgaaatttttctttagtgcCATTACCTTGGAATATATGAATCTAAAATTGCATTGAAATAGCTGTAAAGTTCATTTTTGGGGAGTTTTAAGGAGACCAATGGTGTGAGAATATGAAGCCAGCCACTGTTTGGTTCGTAGTTCACGTTGTGAGTTTTGCAATAGTGCGTAACCAGAGACTCAAGATCAGATAGGATGGAAactttgtcttcttcttcattgtCCAACTTTTCTACTAAGATATTGCAGTCTTCTCTTAGTTTCGATTGATTCGTCAGATCGAAAATTTCGTTGAATCGTTCGAGCCCACTGGTAGAGCCGGTAGATGATCCCAATAACCGATGCCAAACTTGGCCACGCATGGAATCGGGGATGCTTTTACTGCGGCAGATCAATCGCAGGTCATGCAGGCTACATTGTTCATCTAGTGCTCCTTCTAGAGCTAAGAtcctatagaaaaaaattgggaatcGTGTTACTTATTTCATACTTTTAACGGTGAAAGAATTAATAACTACCAAGAGCCATCCTCTGTCTCTAAATCGTCAGCCATTGCACCTGTCAAATACCCAGCTGTTGTGTGTTTCGTCAGCTATTTTATGCAAGCCCCGCCTCTAAGGCTCTGCCTGTTTACGAATAGCCTGATAAATAGCGTTCGTGTTACTGAGTTGAATTTTTATCTCTAATTTATGCACaactatgttttatttctctttatcTAGTTTCTTTCCTGTCCCACTTTGTATTAGGCGATTTCCACAAAATCTGAATGAACTTAGATAATCCgaacattatttatttcttgAGTGGTGATAATAAACTGAATAGACAACACACACCAATTTAAAGATTTGCTCAGTAGCATGCTTCACTCAATtcctgtaaaataaaatgggtaacttaattgtttcttcttttgacaAATAGAATTTTCCAATCAACAAAATCGTAAAGCGCTGTCGTCTTTCTAGCCGAACAGTggaattgtttcttttttcgacgTAAGTCAAAGTCTACATCTCATTTGTCACAGACGAAAAACAATATCTCGTAAATCTGGATGAACACTACGCACAACTGTAATAGATAGCCAGGGTATATATTGTATAAGAGGACACGTAACACAAGGGCAGAACACCACCAATACGGTCTACACTACAGTGTCCTGACTCCTGACATtgcattttttcccttttacttCTTCAACGAAGGGAAAAGGGAGAAGTGTGAAGCAAAAACCGTTTACAGCCAACCCTGCAACTCTATCTTATAAATGTTTCGTTCAAGATCTTCCGGGAATTCGCCGAGGCGCTGTTTGAGAATCGAAAAACAATGGTGAATAGAAtttggaaaaatgaaaaaaaaaaaaattgcaccCTCGAAAATTTTGCAGATCGACAATGTGCACTAACAGATTGAAGCCTGGCTAAATAAGATTCCATcaacacacaaacaaatatCTGGGGAGGGGAATAAGATGCTTATGAAGCAATGAGCACCAGGCATTTAATCTGTTGTTCTATCTATGTCTTGGTCATTcagctttttcctttttaaatcCCTACCCGATCTAAATCTGCAGCCTTCCCAGGGACGAGAATTTCCGTTCTACCATCAGCCTTCGCaaacaaattcaaagaaaCGGGATAACCAATCTGGTAACCGAAGACTGTTGGGTTATACCAATCTTAATGGAG
This genomic stretch from Daphnia carinata strain CSIRO-1 chromosome 4, CSIRO_AGI_Dcar_HiC_V3, whole genome shotgun sequence harbors:
- the LOC130687693 gene encoding TBC1 domain family member 23-like, with translation MADDLETEDGSWILALEGALDEQCSLHDLRLICRSKSIPDSMRGQVWHRLLGSSTGSTSGLERFNEIFDLTNQSKLREDCNILVEKLDNEEEDKVSILSDLESLVTHYCKTHNVNYEPNSGWLHILTPLVSLKLPKNELYSYFNAILDSYIPRQCHFNGVAMHLFRLLLLYHEPELCSFLDSHKIAPNLYTQNWFLSLFAALSDLPAVLALWDYYFIRGDPFLIFFLSLVLVINAKDEIMAHKGEKEKILETIAELPQQMEAGDIHDFCSLAVLYSAQTPFSYKRDYHQALFGEETSEKTTDLLVLSQALCLPVSVQELLVSCRLLNPPTKADAETRALRFFLVDCRPAEQYNAGHLPTAFHLDSNLMLTEPQAFNVAVQALLSSQKQSIAAQSAAGGEHLVFFGSGREAEDQYVHMVVAFFLQRHVQFVGLVQGGFHAVHQALVAAQMESGIAATSTFVEPVGLVDHNPSLCLVCSANKSDATPTAAGKGNTSGSPQCTVGSSSSNKTDFFGRMRSKSAVVKDKLLDYIVNPISVGDNETTPKTKSKDQPSTVGKSKGAGKLYRNIAPVFSIDDDQDGDDPSFEGSSEREADAPNQELVAISSWLKRPDVINSFRCHEVKESGHAFPSYLLITSSHLYALREIEDRPGFARISVNRSLSSIMKITSKKRHPEFITFKYGNMKGEETIIVDLDRFVVPQAGDAVKLVKLQLFNNSSTNANS